One Papaver somniferum cultivar HN1 chromosome 10, ASM357369v1, whole genome shotgun sequence genomic window carries:
- the LOC113317439 gene encoding putative F-box protein At2g02030 produces MAFSSPLGLGAQLIGGRRRRRPHSKKKVVKGNNLSSNISRFQTHGHSQKKKNELEVDIKTATSRFQLKPHGHSQKKKNELDVDIKTASSSFQLKPHGQKRKQQFQAEIKEKKGRGNGCVNFSSTSIFNFNDNQEDVIAREILSWLPVKCLIRFKSVCKYWFSVIEEDVGFISLHLERCRARPCLLVANLIDNRSKYEFMTASLVFGDEGAISAAKFHTIREIEFGGPDLMLKPVFGLIGFFGERRDDPGVCIFNLSTRKMTPWVVSNLLRDVRRQDLEASNKIAMATCTLGYDPISKEHKVVGIWRSSQPSYVVCEVLTVGDNEWRRIDEVPPHDIELHGSSVYINGSIYYTTKFLGMFEAGEKEKKFIVGFDVGSEKFRAIRVPSYIFE; encoded by the exons ATGGCTTTCTCGTCTCCACTGGGTTTA GGAGCACAACTAATTGGTGGTAGGCGTCGCCGACGTCCACACAgcaagaagaaggttgtgaaagGAAACAACTTGTCTAGTAATATCTCTAGGTTTCAAACTCATGGTCATAGTCAGAAAAAGAAGAATGAATTGGAGGTTGATATTAAAACAGCTACTTCTAGGTTTCAATTGAAACCCCATGGTCATAGTCAGAAAAAGAAGAATGAATTGGACGTCGATATTAAAACAGCTAGTTCTAGTTTTCAATTGAAACCCCATGGTCAGAAAAGGAAGCAGCAATTTCAAGCTGAGATTAAGGAGAAGAAGGGCAGAGGTAATGGTTGTGTCAACTTCAGTAGTACTAGTATTTTCAATTTCAATGATAATCAAGAAGATGTTATAGCACGGGAAATTCTCAGTTGGTTACCGGTTAAGTGCTTGATAAGATTTAAATCTGTATGCAAATATTGGTTTTCAGTAATTGAAGAAGATGTTGGATTTATAAGTCTACACCTTGAGCGGTGTAGAGCACGACCATGCCTTCTCGTTGCTAATTTAATTGATAATCGTTCTAAATATGAATTTATGACTGCCAGTCTAGTATTTGGGGATGAAGGAGCTATATCGGCAGCAAAATTTCACACAATAAGAGAGATTGAATTTGGTGGTCCTGATTTAATGTTAAAGCCAGTATTTGGGTTAATTGGGTTCTTTGGTGAAAGAAGAGATGACCCCGGTGTTTGCATTTttaacttaagtacccggaaaaTGACACCTTGGGTTGTAAGCAACTTGTTAAGAGATGTGCGTAGACAAGACCTTGAAGCGTCTAATAAAATTGCAATGGCTACATGCACATTAGGATATGATCCCATCTCTAAAGAGCATAAAGTGGTTGGTATATGGAGGTCTTCGCAACCTTCTTATGTAGTTTGTGAGGTGTTGACAGTTGGAGATAATGAATGGAGACGGATTGATGAGGTACCACCACATGATATAGAATTACACGGATCTTCAGTTTATATAAATGGTTCTATTTATTATACCACTAAGTTTCTTGGAATGTTTGAAGCCGGTGAAAAAGAGAAAAAGTTCATAGTGGGATTTGATGTTGGAAGTGAGAAGTTTAGAGCAATTAGGGTCCCTAGCTACATCTTTGAATAA